Within Nosocomiicoccus ampullae, the genomic segment TATTCCACATACCCGCCTTTTTATTTTTTGCTTCATTTTCAGCTTGTTTCATCTTGTTTTCATAAGTAGTATTCGGCTCATACACATACTTTACTTCTGCTAAACCTTCTTTAACGAGTTGTTCGTTTACCATAGTGTCATCTGCAAAAACATAAACTAAATATCTATCATACTTATCGGTTGGTGATTGATCGAACATGACATATACATGCTCAGCGTTATCTAATAATTCCTCTACTCTATGTAATGCTTCACGTGCAAATGGCTCATCTTTCTCACCATTTTTTCTGCCGATTTCTGGTGTATCAATCAGTAAATATCTAAATGAGTAACTCTCATCATTAAAGTAAAAGCGCGTCGTATCTCCATCTATATGATAGTCAACTGTTACTTCATACTTTACAAGACTTTCGACATCGTTGATGTCTACTCCGTTTTCAACTATTTTAGGCTCTTCATATGTAAAGTATATAATTAGTAAAATTACAAAAGTAATTAATAATCCAGGTAACCCCATTTTTCTAAACTTTTTAAATGGATCTTTTCCTGGTTTATAAAAGTCGTTCATATTAAAATTTTTCTTCATATAAATCATCCTTAGTAAATTCTCAATCACAATTATACAAGATAACAGATGATTATACATTTTATTTTAAAAATTTGATAAAAACCTCTTGAAATTATTTATTCTTTTGTGTAATATATTATTCAGACGTTAAAAATTTACATTAACGCGGGATGGAGCAGTTGGTAGCTCGTCGGGCTCATAACCCGGAGGTCAGTGGTTCAAATCCACTTCCCGCAATTTTTTAATGGGTCCCGTGGTGTAGCGGTTAACATGCCTGCCTGTCACGCAGGAGATCGCGGGTTCGATTCCCGTCGGGACCGCCATTAAATATATAATAGTATAAACTAGGTTCTGTAGCTCAGTTGGTAGAGCATCTGACTGAAGATCAGAGTGTCGGCGGTTCGATTCCGTCCAGAACCACCATTATGGCGATTGTGGCGAAGTGGTTAACGCACCGGATTGTGGCTCCGGCATTCGTGGGTTCGATTCCCATCAGTCGCCCTTCTCTTTGCGGGTGTAGTTTAGTGGTAAAACCTCAGACTTCCAATCTGATGTCGGGAGTTCGATTCTCCTCACCCGCTCCATTATTATTCCGCAGTAGCTCAGTGGTAGAGCTATCGGCTGTTAACCGATCGGTCGTAAGTTCGAATCTTACCTGCGGAGCTTTGGCCCCTTGGTCAAGCGGTTAAGACACCGCCCTTTCACGGCGGTAACACGGGTTCGAGTCCCGTAGGGGTCATTAAAAAGGTTGTTCATAAGAACAACCTTATTTTTATATTTAATATTAATTTTGGGTAGGTGGCCGAGTGGCTGAAGGCGCACGCCTGGAACGCGTGTAAACGGCAACCCCGTTTCAAGGGTTCAAATCCCTTTCTACCCGTTTTTTAAAAGTATCAGTAACTAAATGGCTTTCTTATAGGTTTTATAATGCAATTAATATTTCTAAATTTATTTTTTGCCACCAAACTGCCACCATAAATATTTCTTTTTTCTTTTAGTATAAATGCTTTATATGTGCAATAAATTTAAAAAGAGTCACCGTATTACCTAGTAATTTTTACTTAATAACTAATTATTACAAAGTATACGATGGCTCTTTTTATTTTCTTACTCAATTTTAAATATATAACCTGCTTTTTATCCTCTTATTTACAAATAATTACGATCCGCATCCAAAATATGTTAAATATATCTAGTTATTTAACAAAAACCTCGCTGCTAATCATGATTATGTTAAATAAAATCATATACTTAACAAAAAACTACCAGACGCCTATAATTCTGTTAAATAAACCGAGATATCTAACAAAGCCCAAATATTTTTGTTAATTAAATACAAAAAACGCACCTCTTAACTAAAGTTAGGAGGTGCTTTATTATATTACGCTTCACAGTTAATACAAATTTTACTTAAGTTAAATTGTTGTGCAGCGTTTGTACCGTGTTGATAGTACAGTGATTTAATACCGTTCGCCCAAGCGAATAAGTGCAGTTCGTTTAATTCTTCCGCTGTAATATGACTTGGGTTTACCATGATATTTAATGATTGTCCTTGGTCGATGAATTGTTGTCTTGTTGATGCTTGTTCAATTACGTTATATTGGTTTAATTCACCAAATGTTTTAAATACTTCTTTTTCTTTTGCTGATAAAAAGTCTAAGTGCTGAACGGATCCGTCGTTATCACGAATGGATTTCATAATCTCTTCAGTATGCTTACCTTTTTCTTTTAATATCTCTTCAAGGTATGGGTTAATCATCGTCTTTTTAACTTTCGCTGTATCTACAACGAAGTAGTTTGACATGAATGGCTCAATTGATTTAGATACTTGTCCTAAGATGAATGAGCTTGACGTTGTTGGTGCAACTGCAAGTAATGTTGCATTACGTCTACCGTAGCCTTTAAGCATTTCTGGCTCGCCGAATTTTTCAGCAAGCTCTTCACTTGCTTTGTACGCACGTTTTCTCATGAATGAGAAAATCTGTGAGTTAATTTTATTCGCTTCAATACTTTCAAATGGAATCATATTCGCTTGTAAATATGAATGCCAACCGAGTACACCAAGACCTAATGCACGGTTTTCGACTGCGAATTTATACGCGCGTTTCATATGTTTAAATGCTGCACGTAGTTCTTCATCTTCAGAATCTCTCATAGATTCTAAGTCAGAGATAAATTCACTCATGACTGCGTCTAAGAAGTAAATCATTGTTTCTACTGCGTCAGTTTCTTTCCACTCATCATAACGTTCAATATTCATTGATGATAAGTTACATACAAATGACCAATCTTCTTTATTTGGAAGCATAATTTCTGAACAGAGGTTAGAGTTGTTAATTGTTAAGCCTTTGTCTTTGTATACGTCTACTGTGTCATTATTTGCGTTGTCATGGAAGAAGATGTACGGATAACCCATTTGAACACGTCTAGATAATAATTTTGCCCAAGTGTCACGTTTTTCTTCGTCACCTTTAATCATTTCTTCTAACCACTGATCTGTTACAGATACACCGTGTGTGAGCGTTTGAATTGGGTTACCTTCTGTACCAATATCTAAAAACTCATCGATATCACCGTGCTCAATTGGTAAATAAGGACTAAAGCGTCCGCGACGAACAGACCCCTGACTAATTGTATCTGTCACTTGTTCGAATAATTTCATAAAGTGAACTGAACCACTTGTATGTCCGTTATCTGTAATTTCCGAACCTCTTGGGCGAATGGCACCGAAGTATCCACTTGTTCCACCGCCGTATTTACTCATTAACGCAACTTCACTTGCTGTGTCCATAATTGATGGTACGTTGTCTTCAATGTATGATCCAAAGCAACTAATTGATAGTGCACGTTTTTTACCGAAGTTAGACCATACCGGACTAGATAATGAGTAAAAACCTCGGCTCATATAGTCGTAAAATTTGTCTGAGAATCCATCTATATTTAAAATCTCTTCTGCTTTGTCTGCGATATTTCTAATTCTTTGTTCTGGTGTTTCACCTTCAGATAAATACCCGCGTTCTAAAAATACGCGAGAATCTTCATTCAGCCAATAAAATGGTTGTTTAGCCAATTAAAATCCCCCTAATACATTACTTCATGTTATTGATGTCGAGCATTCTAAGTCGAATTGTTTGGTTAACTTCTTGTTTAGATTTACTTTCTAAATCAGAATTTGGAGAGAAAATCGTATCTCCACTTACTGATTGACTAAATTTCGTGTAGTTTACACTACGTTTATGAAGGAAGTCAGTGAGTTTTGTACCGATAACTTCATCATCAAACCATGTTGTCTCAGAAACAAGTTTTTCATCAACATCAAATAATTTTTCGTAACCGACTGATACGAGTGAGTTGTTTAAACGTTGTTTAACAAACTCTTTTACAACATCACTTGACATAAACTCAAGTTCACCTTCACCTAAAATCCAGTCGATTACTTTTTCTTCAGATTCATAAGCTTCTTTACATGCTCTATAAATCGCTTCTTCCATTTCCTCATCAAACCACTGAGGTTGTTCTTCACGAATTGTATTCACAATATCGATACCAAACATACCGTGAATTTGTTCCTCTTTAGAAGTTGCTTCGATAACGTTTGATAGTCCTTTAAACATATTTCTATGTTTGTTAAATGACATCATAATTAAGAACTGACTGAATAACGATACGTGTTCAGTAAATAATGAGAATAAGATCATCGATAATACATATTCTCTGTCATCTTCACTTCTTGCGTACTGAACCATACGTGTTAAGTAATCGACACGTTGTTTTAACGCAGGAATATCTTTAATTTTACTAAATTCATCATTCAGCCCTAAAATTTCTAATAAGTGACTATATGCATCCGCGTGACGCACTTCAGATTCACTAAAACTCGCACCTACCGCACCAATTTCATATTTTGGCATACGGTGATAAAGGTCACCCCAGAACGTTTTAACCGCAACTTCAACTTGAGAAATTGCAAGCATCGAACGTGTCACTGCAGTTTTCTCGTGTGGTAAGGCACCTTGCATGTAGTCCTGAATATCTGATGTATAGTTAAATTCAGTGTGAATCCAGTAAGAGTGTCGAATCGCATCCACATAAGAATATAAATCAGGATATTCAAACGGCTTCATTTCCGCCCTTCTTTCAAAAATGTCGCGCTTTCTCTTTTGCTTTTGACGATCTCTATAAATAATATATGCTCTTGCTGTATCTTTATAATCACTCTTCAGTAAAACATCTTCTACAACGTCTTGAATATACTCAACAGTAATAATATCTTCACTTTTCTCTAAAATTTCAACAACTTGATTTGTTAAATCATCAATCATCTCAGCCATACCCGGTTCGCCAGTTGCCTTATTGGCCTTAGACATCGCAATTGAAATCTTATCTTTATCGAAATTCACAATTTCGCCACTACGTTTTCTAATTTGTGTAATCAAAATTCCGACCTCATTTCTTTAAGTTTCGCTTATTAATTCTAACACTAATCGTCATTAAATCATACCTTATTTTAAAATTAAATTATATAAAAATACAACATATTGTGTTTATTTCTTTGTAAACCTTTTATTTAGCACAATATATAGAGCGTCACGTTAAGAGTTAATAATTACTTATCATCAAAATAAAAAACCCTTACGTCATTGAATCACTCAATATCCGTAAGGATTTTAAGTCAGAATATCTAATATACACTAAAATCAAATTGCTGCATATGTTTAAAATATTCGTGTCGTTTATATTCATCTAACATTAAGCTTTCTTTCAGAGAATACATCGATCTTTCTTTAAGTTCAGATTCTCTATAAAAAGCTTCACGCTTTAAACTCATTTTATAAAACAACTTCATAGCGTTCGAGTATTGTCGATCAAACTGATAATAACTCACTTCCACTAAAAATTCTTCTCCGTTATAAAAATAAACTTTTGTCGAACTACCCTCTTTCTCATAATCTTTGATATGTCGAATATTAAACCAAAGATTATATGCATTACGATCTGAAAACAGAGGGAAATAAATATAACTACCGAAAAAATCAATCATAATTGGTGGTTTAGAAATAATATTTGTCATATCTTTAGTCATTGCTTTTCTATGTATATAGTTAGAAGAAAACCTTAGACAATTCTCCTCCATTAACTTGTTAACAGACTTATTAATTTCATATTCCTCACCAGTAATTTCTTTCGCAACAGACATTTTTGTATTAAAGTAACTATCGGAAATAATGTACATTGTGTTTTTGTTAATTGTATAATAGCTCTTCATATTTTACATCCTCCATTATTTGTTAAATTATTATACAACATTTATTTATTTTTGTTAAATTTAATTTAACTTTATTGTTAATTTACTTATCATAGTCATTTTATTGATATTTAATTTTAAATATATCACTTAAATTTTCAGAAAATATTTACAAGTTTGAATATTCGTGATAATATACCTATCAAATGTTAGGTAGGTGATTTTTTTGAGTAAAAAACATGAAATCATTAATGTGACCATTGAAAATATCTCAAAATTTGGCATTGATGGTACTACTATGAAAAATATAGCTTTAGATAGTGAGATCAAATCAGCGAGTATTTATTACTTTTTTAAAAACAAGGAAGAATTAATTTTAGAATGTGTAGATGTCATATTAAATCGGCATTTAGATTCTTTAATTTCAGCAAATTTATTTAAAGAAAATATCAGCACCCTTGATTCTCTATATTTATTACTAGAAAACATAGTGGAATTTCATGAAAATAACCCAGTTGATACTATGGCTTATTTACAATTATTAAACTCCCATAATTCAGAAATTCAGGAGAAGATAAATAAATATCAACTTAAATATTTGAATTGGCTGGAAAATTCATTTGAACAAAAAATGTCAATCGAAGGGAATAATAAAGAAAAGAATAAATTACTTCTTGAATACGTAGTCCTTTTATCGAATGCATTGTTTTGGGAAAATATTGTTTATTCATCAGAAGATATGATAAAACGTTTGGATTTTGCTAAAAATTTACTTTTATATTCATTTGAAAAATTAAAAAAATGAGGTGTTTACTATGGAAGTTAGTGAAATAGAAAAAACTAACCTACTTGAAGATTATGAAATCGAACCTGTTCCCCAAGAAAAGCGACAAAGTTGGGTTAAGCTTTCATTAGTTTGGACTGCAGGTATTATTGCATTATCTGCGACTGCATTAGGAGGAGCACTTGGCAGTGGAATGAGTCTAGAACAAGCAATAATTTCAGCTGGAATTGGTGCATTCATACTGTCTCTATTAAATGCATTTTCTGGGTTTGTAGGTGATAGAACAGGATTATCTACTGCTATGGTGTCAACATTTGCGCTAGGTAGATATGGATCATTTCTTGTTTCTTTAGTCATTGCTATTTCTCTTTTTGGTTGGTTTGGAGTACAGCTTGATTTATTTGGTTCTAGTCTTTATGCAGTAATAAATTCCGTTTTTGGTATTGAGATTAACAAGGTTTGGTTGGTAATACTTGGTGGCATCTTAATGACAGTAACATCAATGATTGGTTATAAGGCACTTGAAAAACTAAGTCTTTTTGCCGTTCCATTACTTGCTTTCTTACTTATTGGTTCAGCATTCATCGTACTAAAAAATTATAACTTAACTGAATTAATTAATGCACCAATTACTGGAGAAACAATTTCATTTGGATCAGGTATTTCCATCATTATAGGATCACTAGCTATTGGAATAATAATAGCACCTGACTTTTCTAGATACTCAAAATCATCATCTGATACATTAATCGCTTCATTACTTAGTTATTTTTTAGGATATTTAATCGTTCTTGTTCTCGCTGTATTTTTAGCAAAAGCGACATCACAAACCGATGTAGTACAAATTATGATAAGTATCGGATGGGGAACAGGGGGTATGCTCGTATTAATCTTAGCTCAATGGACAACAAATAATACTAACCTTTACTCATCATCACTAGCTTTCTCTGTTGTATTTAAAAATATTCCTAAATATATAATTACTATTTTTGCAGGTATAGTCGGTACTTTATTCGCTATAACAGGTATATACGAAAACTTTATTACATTCTTAAATGTACTTAGTATTATGATACCTCCAGTCGGTGGTATATATGTAGCTGATTTTTTTATGAGACATTCAAAATATCACTATAGTTATATACCTCATATTATTAAATTTAATTATTATAGCATTATTATCTGGTTAGTTGCCGTTTTAGTGGCGTTATCCACATCACCTGCTCCAGTAGGTTTTGATATATTCAAATTAACAACAATTCCAGCTTTAGATGCTTATTTAATCGGATTAATACTTCAACTTATTGTAAGTAAATTTAACATAGATGTGAAAGGAAGATAAAAATTATGAGAATGATCGGCTTAGAAGAAATAGAGAAAATGGCACTTGGTGCTGCTTTACTTGGTACAGGTGGCGGCGGTGATCCTTACATAGGTAAACTTATGGCAAAACAAGCAATTGAAAAATATGGTCCAGTAAAATTAATTAGTTATAACGAATTAGATGACGATGATTTAGTGGTACCTTCAGCGATGATGGGAGCTCCATCTGTAATGGTTGAGAAAATACCTTCTGGTGATGAAGCAATTGCAGCATTTAAAGAACTAGAAAAAAACTTAGGTAAGAAGATCACTGCAACAATGCCTATAGAAGCTGGCGGTGTAAACTCATTGATTCCGATAGCCTTAGCAGCTACATTAGGTTTACCTATTGTTGATTCAGATGGTATGGGACGTGCATTTCCAGAATTACAAATGGTAACTTTCTTTTTAGATGGTATTAATGCATCACCAATGGTGTTAACAGATGAGAAGAAAAATGCAACATTAGTCAACGCAATCGATGGAGTCTACGCGGAGAAAATTGCTCGTTCAGTAACAATGGTATCTGGAGGCTCTGTACTAGATGCCATCTACCCTATGACTGGTAAAAATGTTAAAGAAAGTGCTATTCACGATACATTAACACTTGAAGAAGAAATAGGAAATATTTTACTTTCAGATTCTAATGTAATTGAATCATTGAAAAATAAATTAAATGGCTATGTATTATTTTCAGGTAAAATTATTGATATTAATAGAGCTACAGATGGTGGTTTTGTTAAAGGTAAAGCAAACTTTGAAGGTATTGATGAATTTAATAACCAAAGCGCTTCAGTAGAATTTCAAAACGAAAATTTAATTTGCTACGTTAATGATTTACCTAAAGCAATTACCCCTGATTTAATAACCGTGCTCGATAAAGAAACAGGTATGCCGATCACAACAGAAGGTCTTCAATTTGGAATGAGAATTGTAATATTAGGCATGCCAGCTGATGCAAAGTGGAGAACTCAAAAAGCTATAGATACGGTTGGACCTAGATATTTTGGCTATGATTTAGATTATAAAACAATTGAATCTTTAAATGGGGGTAATGAAAATGTATAAATTAGGAATTGATGTAGGAGGCACTAATACTGATGGGGCAATTTTAGATGAAGATTTAAATGTATTATCCTCTTTCAAGTCCCCTACTACAGATGATATTGAAACAGGCATTAATAATGTAATAGAGAAACTTCTTAAAGATATCACTATAGACAAGAATAAGATTAAACATGCAATGCTAGGAACAACTCAGTGTACAAATGCTATAGTTACTCGAAAAGGTTTAGATAAGGTTGCTACTATACGAATAGGCTTACCTGCTGGAGCAGCTATTGAACCACTTTATGATGTTCCAAATGATTTAAAGGAAAAATTAGGTACTTATGTGTACCAGGTTGCTGGAGGTCATGAATTTAATGGAGAATTAATAAGTGATCTAGATGTCGAGAAATTGAAAGAAATTGCAAAAGAAATAACTGGAAAAGTTGATTCTATATCTATAACTTCAATATTTTCACCAGTTAATAATATTCATGAAATTGAGGCTGCAAAAATATTACGCCCACTAGTTGGTAAAGAAATTCCAATTTCTCTTTCCTCTGAAATTGGTAGTTTAGGATTACTTGAAAGAGAAAATGCAACTGTACTTAATTCTGCGATTCAAACAGTAGCAGAAAAAACTATTAACGGATTTGAAAAAGCTTTAAGAAAGCATGGTATTCCAGCTACTCCATATTTTTGTCAAAACGACGGTACTCTCATGAGTAAGGAATATACGTTAAAATATCCTATATTAACTGTTGCATGTGGTCCAACTAATAGCTTACGTGGTGCGAGCTATTTATCTGAATTCGAAGATGCAATAATAGTTGACATTGGTGGTACAACAACAGATATTGGTGTGCTTCAGCGTGGATTCCCTAGAGAATCATCCATTTCCGTAGAATTAAGTGGTGTTCAAACAAACTTTAGAATGCCAGATATCTACTCCATTGCTCTAGGTGGCGGTACAATTGTAAAAGGAGATATTAATTCAATTAAAATTGGACCAGAAAGTGTAGGATATCAACTTCCAAAAAAAGCACTTATATTTGGTGGTGACACTTTAACTACAACTGATATTGCAGTTGCTAAAGGTTTTCTAAATCTTGGAGACAAAGATAAAATATCACATTTAGATTCAAGTTTTGTTGATGCAGTTTATCAAGAAATGATAAAGATGATAGAGGTTGCTGTAGAAAAAATGAAAACTTCTAAAGATGATGTGCCAGTTGTATTAGTTGGTGGGGGTAGTGCATTAATTAAAGAAAATAGCACAATCCAAGGTGCAAGTACAGTTGCTAATCCAAAGAGTGGATCAGTTGCAAATGCTATAGGATCTGCTATATCTGATGTTAGTGGCGAGGTTGAAAAGGTAGTAAATATTAGTGTAGATACTCGTGAATCAGTGATTGGGGAACTTAAAAAGCTTGCAATAGATGATGCAGTAGAAGCCGGTGCCGTAAGAGAAAAAACCGAGGTAATAACATTTGATGAAATTCCTCTTGCTTATTTACCAGGCGGTGCAACACATGTCAAAGTTAAATCTGCTGGCCCGCTCAAATGATTTTATCTGACACAAAGAGAGTTTAAATCTCTCTTTGTGTTTTTATTTTTAATCAACCCCATCTATATTTTATCTTTAATGTAAAGTATTATTTTCAGACAATTTCAAATATTGTATTGACTTATGACAATTCTCAACATATAATTGAATCTATCAATAGATAGGAGGCGTTACTAATGGAAAGTAAGTCAGTAGAAATTCTCGCAATGCGTCGTGCATTTTTACAAGCGTCTGATGATCTCTCTGCAGATTTAATTATTGAAGAGTCGCTTAGAACATTTAATGAAGCTCGTTTTTTAGAAAAAATTGAAGAATCACTTGTTAATAAAAATGAAGAAATGTTTAATCACTATATGGAGTTATTAAATGATGTTAAAAATTAAAATTAAATATGCACTCAAATGAAAAAGCTGAATGAGATTATAAGATTAACCTCACTCAGCTTTTTTAATTTGAAATAAAATAGTGACTTTTTCTAATTCTATCTTATCTTTCACTAACTACTAAATATCTTTCGAATGTATTTCTTCTTGTGTCATGTCTAAAATCAGATGATCGAGTTCTTCTCGTTTTAAGCTTTTTAGTTTATTGAATTGGAACATAAAGAATATTAATCCAATAATTGTCCAAATTCCTAATGCAATATACGACGGTAATGTGAGTGATGCTGGAGATCCTGGGATGAGTAGTAGTCCTAAGAATACTACTGAGATGATTGCTCCTATAACTCCAAACACCGTATATAGTGTACTCTTGTGTCGTTTATCGCTAAAGAATTTGACTGTCACTAAGCTCGTTGCTAAAAATGCAATTGATACGCCTACTGATGACATGTCTACAATCCAGCTGAGCGCTGTACGCCCTAACCAAGGGGCCGTAAGGCATACAACCATGACGAATAGAATTGCGTTTAGTGGTGTATTTGTTTTTCTATGCAGTTTTGAAAAGGCTTCCGGTATAAATTTTGCGCGACCTAATGCAAAGATTAGTCGTGAAGATGATAAATAAAATCCGTTTAACCCTGTAAATACTCCAAAAGAAATCGACAATGCTAAAACGAATAATCCTAACTTACCAAATGCAGACTGAATAACGTCTCCAGTTAACCATAACTCTGATTTTTCAAGCATGTCAGTATACGGGAACGTCCACGATGTCAGTAAGATCATCATCACATAAGTAATAATACTTGCAACAATTCCAAATACAATTAGTTTAAACGTTTGACTTGCATCAAAGTTAAATTCTTCTGCCGCTTGTGGAATATTATCAAAACCTACATACATCCACGGCGCAATCGCAACGATAACGATAATTGATTTTAATATCCCAACGTCTTCATTAAATAATGGCACCGCATTGTCAAAGCTAAATGTTGACGGCGTGAATGATAAAGTAAATAAACCTGCCACAACGATTGCCATAAATAGGCAGAAGTAAAACTGTAATTTACCAGATAATCCTGACCCTTTAAAACTAATAATCGCAAATATGACTAGTATAAGTGTCGATAAAATAACTTCTGTAATGTATACGTCCCAACCTGCGATTGAATATAAGTATCCGACTTCTAAAAAGTCTGGAAGTATAAATTTAAACAGTAA encodes:
- a CDS encoding APC family permease — its product is MDKPNIKRESFDSTMSKRFVWAIAYGSSIGWGAFILPGDWLKSSGTLGAVLGIILGGLLMLIIAVGYGALTAKFPVSGGEFAFTYVGFGKYFSFISSWFLIFGYICVVAVNASAFSLLFKFILPDFLEVGYLYSIAGWDVYITEVILSTLILVIFAIISFKGSGLSGKLQFYFCLFMAIVVAGLFTLSFTPSTFSFDNAVPLFNEDVGILKSIIVIVAIAPWMYVGFDNIPQAAEEFNFDASQTFKLIVFGIVASIITYVMMILLTSWTFPYTDMLEKSELWLTGDVIQSAFGKLGLFVLALSISFGVFTGLNGFYLSSSRLIFALGRAKFIPEAFSKLHRKTNTPLNAILFVMVVCLTAPWLGRTALSWIVDMSSVGVSIAFLATSLVTVKFFSDKRHKSTLYTVFGVIGAIISVVFLGLLLIPGSPASLTLPSYIALGIWTIIGLIFFMFQFNKLKSLKREELDHLILDMTQEEIHSKDI